The nucleotide window CTTGGGGAACGGTGGCCACACGGAGGATTTCGAGGTGGAGGTGGATGGATTAGCAGTGACCGAGTCACAAGCACTTATGATCTTGTTGAACAGATGCATTTTCTTTATGTCCGAGTTGTGAAAGCAAGAGATCTACCGCCAAATCCAGTAACAGGGAGTTGCGATCCATATGTGGAGGTGAAACTTGGAAACTATAAAGGCAAAACAAAGCACTTTGATAAGAAGGTAAACCCTGAATGGAAGCAAGTTTTTGCTTTTTCAAAAGAGAAGATTCAGTCTTCAATTCTTGAAGTTTTCGTAAGAGACAAGGAAATGGTGCAGAGAGATGATTATCTAGGGAAAGTAGTTTTTGACATGAATGAAGTTCCTACAAGGGTTCCACCTGACAGCCCTTTGGCACCTCAGTGGTATAGATTAGTGGATCGACGAGGGGAGAGCAAAGTCAGGGGAGAGGTCATGCTTGCAGTGTGGATGGGAACCCAAGCAGATGAAGCCTTCTCAGAAGCATGGCATGCAGATGCTGCTTCAGTTCAAGGAGAAGGTGTCCATAGTGTCAGATCAAAGGTATATGTTTCACCTAAACTGTGGTACCTGAGAGTCAATATCATTGAAGCGCAAGATGTAGAATCCCAAGACAAAAGCCAACCCCCACAGGTATTTGTGAAGTCTCAAGTCGGGAAGCAGGTACTAAAGACCAAAGTATGCCAAACACGAACAACTAATCCTTTCTGGAATGAAGACCTATTATTTGTGGTTGCAGAGCCTTTTGAGGAGCAATTGGTACTTACCATCGAATGTAAGATTGATCCTTCCAAAGATGAGATTGCGGGGAGGATAGTCTTGCCACTTAACACCTTTGAGAAACGATTGGATCACCGGGCAGTTCATTCTCGCTGGTTCAATCTTGAAAGGTTCGGGTTCGGAGTTCTAGAGGGAGACAGGAGGAATGAACTCAAGTTTTCAACAAGAATCCATCTCAGAGGTTGCCTTGAAGGTGGATACCATGTACTAGATGAATCAACAATGTATATCAGCGATCAGAGGCCAACAGCAAGGCAGTTGTGGAAGCAACCAGTTGGAATCCTGGAAGTAGGCATCTTGAGTGCACAAGGGCTTGTCCCTATGAAACCTAAGGATGGAAGAAAAACCACAGATGCTTATTGTGTGGCTAAATATGGATTGAAGTGGGTAAGAACCAGAACTATACTTGATAGCTTGAGTCCTAAATGGAACGAACAATACACGTGGGAGGTTTATGACCCCTGCACAGTGATTACATTGGGTGTCTTCGACAACGGCCACCTAGGAGGGGAGAACTCAGCTGCTGGAAAGGACTCTCGGATTGGTAAGGTAAGGATCAGATTATCAACACTGGAAACTGATCGAATTTATACAATGTCTTACCCCCTTCTTGTTTTACAACCATCTGGAGTGAAGAAGATGGGTGAACTTCAACTGGCTTTTAGATTTACTTGTTTATCTCTTGCAAGCATCATATATCTCTATGGCCATCCCTTGCTCCCAAAGATGCATTATCTACATCCTTTCACGGTAAACCAAGTGGACAGTTTGAGATATCAGGCCATGAATATTGTAGCTGTGAGGCTCGGAAGAGCTGAGCCACCACTGCACAAAGAGGTTGTGGAGTACATGCTGGATGTAGACTCCCACATGTGGAGCATGAGAAGAAGCAAAGCTAACTTCTTCAGAATTGTTTCTCTGTTCTCAGGTGTAATTTCCATGAGCAAGTGGCTTGAAGAAGTTTGCAAATGGAAGAACCCAATCACCACTATGCTCGTTCATGTTCTCTTTTGCATATTGATCTGCTACCCAGAGTTAATACTACCAACCACATTCCTTTATATGTTTCTCATTGGAATATGGAACTACCGCTCCAGACCTAGGCAGCCTCCACATATGGACACAAAATTATCTTGGGCTGAAGCAGTTAACCCAGACGAACTGGACGAAGAGTTTGACACTTTCCCCACATCGAAGGCTGAGAATATAGTCAAAATGAGGTATGACAGACTTAGAAGTGTGTCTGGTAGAATCCAAACGGTCATCGGGGACATGGCAACTCAAGGAGAGAGACTCCAGGCTCTGCTAAGTTGGAGAGATCCAAGGGCAACCAGCCTCTTCGTAGTCTTCTGTCTTATCACAGCAGTGATACTGTATGTGACACCTTTCAAAATCATAGCTCTAGTTGCAAGTCTCGTTTACCTAAGGCACCCAAGATTCAGGAGCAAAATGCCTTCACCACCAATCAATTTCTTCCGAAGATTGCCAGCTCGAGCTGATAGCAtgctctgaaacaaataaataaagtagaCGAGTTTTTAATGTTTTTAGCTGAACATCAGTGATGTATTCTCCATTTTTCTGTTTCAATAGTTTGTATCATTATGATATTTTTCTGCTTGATGAGTAAAAGAGACCCTTTTCATTATTTTCCTTAATACAAAGTTAACTATATATCTTTTACTGCAACACTTCTCTTTCAGCTCGGTAggtgtaaaataaccaaaatactTCTCTTAGATGGCATCTGCGCATAGCATTGACATTGAGTACTCTGAAGGGCCTTATACCAAGCTCTAAATAAGATTTAAAGGAAGGTCTcttcttttaaatttaaaggaGGGTCTCTTTTTTAGTTAAATTGACCAATGTAGACACAAGCTAAAATCATCCAGATTAGCTTGGGAAATCGTTTTTTACATTGAATAGCACCAGCTTGATCATTAAAATGAAGGCTCCAAATCCAATAGGTTGAATAATGGGAATATCTAAGAATACAATTAAAAAACTAAAAGAGAAATCTCTTAGGTTATTGGATTGATCAGGGATTAAGAAATTGATAATAATCAAACAATCAAAGAAAAGATGGATGTTTACTGTTCAGTGAGAAATGTAATACAGAGGTTAATGTTGTCAAATAGTTCTAATCTTTATCAAACATATTTGAAATGAACTTCCATTTTTCTGATTCACTGAATCTATTAATGAAATATAATTGCACAAACAATGAAGCAAATTTTAATACTCAGAATGCAGAAGCAAATTTCACATTGTGATCTCATGCACTTCAAATTGAGCTCAAGTAACtgataacaaaaagaaaactagTAACAAACAGAAAAATTTGGAACAGTTACAAGTAGTTGTCCTCGTT belongs to Nicotiana tabacum cultivar K326 chromosome 6, ASM71507v2, whole genome shotgun sequence and includes:
- the LOC107819558 gene encoding FT-interacting protein 1-like, giving the protein MGAEDDYKAKETKPQLGERWPHGGFRGGGGWISSDRVTSTYDLVEQMHFLYVRVVKARDLPPNPVTGSCDPYVEVKLGNYKGKTKHFDKKVNPEWKQVFAFSKEKIQSSILEVFVRDKEMVQRDDYLGKVVFDMNEVPTRVPPDSPLAPQWYRLVDRRGESKVRGEVMLAVWMGTQADEAFSEAWHADAASVQGEGVHSVRSKVYVSPKLWYLRVNIIEAQDVESQDKSQPPQVFVKSQVGKQVLKTKVCQTRTTNPFWNEDLLFVVAEPFEEQLVLTIECKIDPSKDEIAGRIVLPLNTFEKRLDHRAVHSRWFNLERFGFGVLEGDRRNELKFSTRIHLRGCLEGGYHVLDESTMYISDQRPTARQLWKQPVGILEVGILSAQGLVPMKPKDGRKTTDAYCVAKYGLKWVRTRTILDSLSPKWNEQYTWEVYDPCTVITLGVFDNGHLGGENSAAGKDSRIGKVRIRLSTLETDRIYTMSYPLLVLQPSGVKKMGELQLAFRFTCLSLASIIYLYGHPLLPKMHYLHPFTVNQVDSLRYQAMNIVAVRLGRAEPPLHKEVVEYMLDVDSHMWSMRRSKANFFRIVSLFSGVISMSKWLEEVCKWKNPITTMLVHVLFCILICYPELILPTTFLYMFLIGIWNYRSRPRQPPHMDTKLSWAEAVNPDELDEEFDTFPTSKAENIVKMRYDRLRSVSGRIQTVIGDMATQGERLQALLSWRDPRATSLFVVFCLITAVILYVTPFKIIALVASLVYLRHPRFRSKMPSPPINFFRRLPARADSML